Proteins encoded in a region of the Amia ocellicauda isolate fAmiCal2 chromosome 19, fAmiCal2.hap1, whole genome shotgun sequence genome:
- the LOC136714994 gene encoding collectin-12-like, whose protein sequence is MGPPGPMGPQGIPGLRGDKGKTGPQPAKGLKGAKGLLGPNGPPGVKGNRGLRGYKGPVGSKGKQGDIGPRGPAGHMGLPGFPGLFGKKGMKGVQGRRGFKGRRGPPASLVTGPAQCPVCMSG, encoded by the exons ATGGGACCCCCAGGGCCTATGGGACCACAG GGAATTCCAGGCCTCAGAGGAGACAAGGGGAAGACTGGGCCTCAGCCTGCAAAG GGATTAAAAGGTGCCAAGGGGCTTCTGGGGCCAAATGGGCCGCCAGGTGTTAAA gggAATCGAGGCCTGCGCGGCTACAAGGGTCCTGTAGGCTCGAAAGGAAAGCAG ggAGACATTGGTCCACGTGGTCCTGCCGGCCACATGGGTCTACCAGGATTTCCT GGCCTCTTTGGAAAGAAG GGAATGAAAGGAGTTCAAGGAAGGAGAGGTTTTAAAGGACGACGTGGCCCACCG GCATCACTAGTCACTGGTCCAGCACAGTGTCCAGTGTGCATGTCAGGGTag